A section of the uncultured Fusobacterium sp. genome encodes:
- a CDS encoding sirohydrochlorin cobaltochelatase: protein MRTLTKLFLSSMLLVNGAVALAHSDGGYVDKDFFDGMKKNDKAAILMVHFGTTFDDTRALTIDRINDKVKKEFKGIEVKEAYTSRIIMRRLKDRGIIKLNPQEVLDQLKAEGYTHVLVQGTNVMNGVESENLNKEVESYKDSFKDIRVGAPLLTEAHDYENVAKAIAKKIGPLKKDQGVVLVGHGTHHYGGSAYAMMDYVFSAEGYENYAVGTVEGYPEFDNVVKKLKDRGVKDVILMPFMFVAGDHAQNDIAGEWNENLQKAGFTVSKVILMGLGQNEDIQNIYVDHLKFITHHVEEDLAAKKVQYSNDKD, encoded by the coding sequence ATGAGAACACTTACAAAACTATTTTTAAGCTCAATGCTACTTGTAAATGGAGCAGTTGCATTAGCACATTCAGATGGAGGATATGTGGATAAAGATTTTTTTGATGGAATGAAAAAAAATGATAAGGCTGCTATTTTAATGGTACATTTTGGAACAACTTTTGATGATACTAGAGCTTTAACAATTGATAGAATTAATGATAAAGTAAAAAAAGAGTTTAAAGGTATAGAAGTTAAAGAAGCTTATACTTCAAGAATTATAATGAGAAGATTAAAAGATAGAGGAATTATAAAATTAAATCCACAAGAAGTATTAGATCAATTAAAAGCTGAAGGATATACTCATGTTTTGGTACAAGGTACTAATGTTATGAATGGAGTAGAAAGTGAAAATTTAAACAAAGAAGTTGAATCTTACAAAGATTCTTTTAAAGATATAAGAGTAGGGGCTCCTCTTTTAACAGAAGCACATGACTATGAAAATGTAGCTAAAGCTATTGCTAAAAAAATTGGTCCTCTTAAAAAAGATCAAGGAGTAGTTTTAGTTGGACATGGAACTCATCACTATGGTGGATCTGCTTATGCTATGATGGATTACGTTTTTTCAGCTGAAGGATATGAAAATTATGCTGTAGGAACAGTTGAAGGTTATCCTGAATTTGATAATGTTGTAAAAAAATTAAAAGATAGAGGGGTTAAAGATGTTATTCTTATGCCATTTATGTTTGTAGCTGGAGATCATGCACAAAATGATATAGCTGGAGAATGGAATGAAAATCTTCAAAAGGCTGGATTTACAGTATCTAAAGTTATTTTAATGGGACTTGGACAAAATGAAGATATCCAAAATATCTATGTTGACCACTTAAAATTTATAACTCATCATGTTGAAGAAGATCTAGCAGCTAAAAAAGTTCAATATTCTAATGATAAAGATTAA